The Dermacentor albipictus isolate Rhodes 1998 colony chromosome 2, USDA_Dalb.pri_finalv2, whole genome shotgun sequence genome has a segment encoding these proteins:
- the LOC135899900 gene encoding uncharacterized protein: protein MIPKPGKPPSLSNLRPISLTSCVGKTLERMALTRLSDLIEAKDFFPHSLIGFRRRVCAQDMFLILQHTFLSPNPSQIHALVTVDVRKAFDGVCHDHILSQISSLDCGHRMYSYLRSFLSNRVARFRVDTHLSDPHPLTRGTPQGAVLSPILFNLAMTPLASQLAQIPDLHHIFYADDITLWCSSGSPGHVQDTLQRGLDLINSFLPTAGLSPAPEKSELLLLNYSSYQRSHNALISLHLSGSPIPVVPQCKVLGFPLHAAKNVQALHHAVRTCHSVTHLLRRVVTRRSGLHEAHACRVAHALALNKFLYFVPYVSFTHTQLNTLETALVGLYKAALNLPITTSTAKLFATGLFHPLRSLLSLHRDSQLARLSLTRQGQWLLAQAGISPIPVSSFTSPKSTPAPNLRILPLPSNMSPVLHAGRRHAAAQHHSPLFTTQGVAYTDASFIAPRGSCGYAIYHPHLPAPETHTSGPYLHPPDALSLEVLAIVHALQSFPSLPSLPEYTIYTDSQAAIRHIQNRTLPHSLQQEVERAVSALQPSTVFLRWVPGHSGIDGNELAHQLARDVFNRAPSIPWSGPSQDSGGLSLRRTIKEVYLQLRLDKRLYPPPHPSLTVPEARLLRHIQMNALVTPSRLFLYRYRSDPSCPNCPSTYADLSHCLFYCPTAQQSSSYPPPSLSITTWLDWLGAEGEEEQRRLAAQAVDMLGL from the coding sequence AtgattccgaagccgggcaaacctccctccctttctaaccttcgccctatctccttgacgtcgtgtgttggcaaGACCCTTGAGCGAATGGCTTTGACTCGCCTCTCTGATCTTATTGAAGCGAAAGATTTCTTCCCCCACTCTCTTATCGGCTTTCGACGGCGCGTCTGTGCACAGGACATGTTCCTGATCCTCCAGCACACCTTTCTCTCACCCAATCCCAGCCAGATCCACGCTCTTGTGACTGTTGATGTCCGCAAGGCCTTCGATGGTGTGTGCCACGACCATATCCTGTCTCAGATCTCCTCCCTAGACTGCGGACACCGCATGTACTCTTATCTCCGCTCCTTTCTCTCTAACCGAGTGGCTCGTTTCCGAGTGGACACACATCTGTCCGATCCCCACCCGCTCACCCGTGGCACTCCTCAAGGTGCTGTTCTCTCTCCTATCCTTTTTAATCTTGCTATGACCCCTCTCGCCTCCCAACTAGCCCAGATTCCTGACCTCCACCACAtcttttatgccgacgacatcaccctctggtgttcgtctggttctcccggtcacgtacaggacaccctgcaacgtggcctcgatctcatcaactcctttctccccactgctggcttgtcacctgctccggagaaatccgagcttctccttcttaactactcctcataccagcgctcccacaacgccctaatctccctacatctttccggctctcccattcctgttgtcccccaatgcaaagttcttggcttcccgttacatgcagccaagaatgtgcaagccctacaccacgcggtcaggacttgtcactcggtaactcacctcctgcggcgcgtggtcactcggcgctcgggcctccacgaggctcatgcgtgccgagttgcccatgcgctagccctcaacaagttcctgtactttgtgccttacgtttccttcacccacactcagcttaacaccctcgagaccgcccttgttggcctctacaaggcagctctcaacctccctatcaccacctccactgctaagctctttgccacaggcctcttccatcctcttcgttctcttctctctctccaccgtgactcccagcttgcccggctttctcttacccgtcagggtcagtggttactggcccaggcgggtatctctcccattcccgtttcctcctttacctctccaaaatccaccccggcgcccaatcttcgcattctccccctcccgtctaatatgtcccctgtcctgcatgccggccgtcgtcacgcggccgcgcagcatcattcccccctctttactacccagggagtagcctacacggatgcctctttcatagcccctcgaggttcctgtggctacgctatctaccatccccacctcccagcacctgaaactcacacgagtgggccgtacctacaccctccggatgcactctctctcgaggtccttgccattgtacatgccctacaatcatttccctccctgccctcgctcccagagtacacgatatacaccgactcccaagccgccattcgccacatacagaaccgcaccctaccccattcactccaacaagaggtcgaacgagcggtctccgcactgcaaccttccaccgttttcctccgctgggtccctgggcattcggggattgacggcaatgagctggcccatcagctcgcccgtgatgtttttaaccgggcaccgtcgatcccctggtcggggccctcgcaggattctgggggactctccctgcgccgcactatcaaggaagtttacctccagctccgtctcgacaagcgcctctaccctccccctcatccatcactcactgtgccggaggctcgccttctgcggcacatccaaatgaatgcactggttaccccttcccgcctctttctctatcgctatcgctccgacccctcctgtcccaactgcccgtctacttatgcagacctatcccattgcctattctactgtccgactgctcagcaatcaagttcctaccctcccccttcgctttccatcaccacctggctcgactggcttggcgctgaaggtgaagaagaacagcgtcgactggccgcccaggcggtcgatatgctcggcctgtaa
- the LOC135899879 gene encoding uncharacterized protein, with translation MQRLTKTRQPTATNAPLASSSTAAGATEPTLSTLNVTSDVPNSKPAALPQPAAFLHSAHATVHIPATFNAVSNAESSDSTAASQSAFVASMSPTTKFHAASDAKSLGPLNVSQPAAFTVAATDAAASIPATLAPVVKCCNQTSESQLNALVAAAPTGSTTSAVLDSANSTPTNVIPNVSRCVSVDPTSFTTVYPADDSSAEMDFTSSPDNDHNTPSLESGWSTVSTSRKPASAARPRTELISVGIQLPPGTLTPKLPLYDLLAAIVSAAHLSSKTSAEITLQAKPAQSLVFLKTHSPLTAQLLLSLTHLQLHGSYAAIVKGPSVQASLSSPTIPSPSLTDENRSFDLRLTMLERHQREQQRISQDLQQQIHALTQTLKTTTSSLTSQLTKLNEHLATLITPSPNAQVAPLADLVETTATAHHTRLLQLETSIVQILTTLQTQSKQLESFASMLGSLQESLPPAKKKERVPANSSTSNLS, from the exons ATGCAGCGTCTCACGAAGACCCGCCAGCCGACAGCCACCAATGCCCCGCTGGCCTCCTCTTCTACCGCCGCGGGTGCCACTGAGCCTACTCTGTCAACGCTGAATGTTACCAGCGACGTGCCTAATTCTAAGCCGGCAGCCCTGCCTCAACCGGCTGCGTTCCTGCACTCCGCACACGCCACCGTGCATATTCCGGCCACGTTCAACGCTGTGAGCAACGCTGAGAGCTCTGACTCGACCGCCGCGTCGCAGTCGGCGTTCGTCGCCTCAATGTCTCCTACGACCAAGTTCCACGCTGCCAGCGACGCCAAGAGTCTCGGACCACTAAACGTGTCGCAGCCTGCAGCGTTCACCGTCGCCGCCACGGATGCCGCGGCGTCTATTCCGGCCACATTGGCGCCTGTTGTAAAGTGCTGCAATCAGACATCAGAATCGCAGCTGAACGCGCTTGTTGCAGCCGCTCCCACCGGATCCACCACTTCTGCCGTGCTGGACAGTGCAAACTCTACGCCCACCAACGTCATTCCCAATGTTTCGAGATGTGTTTCTGTCGATCCTACCTCCTTTACCACTGTGTATCCGGCTGACGACTCGTCGGCGGAGATGGATTTCACGTCGTCCCCAGACAACGACCATAATACGCCATCATTAGAAAGCGGCTGGAGCACCGTCAGTACCAGCCGCAAACCTGCCTCCGCCGCCCGCCCTCGCACCGAGCTCATCTCAGTTGGGATACAGCTTCCGCCCGGTACCCTCACTCCCAAGCTGCCTCTTTACGACTTGCTTGCCGCCATCGTCTCCGCCGCACATCTCTCCTCCAAAACCAGCGCAGAGATCACACTTCAGGCCAAGCCAGCTCAGAGCCTTGTATTTCTGAAAACACACTCCCCTCTCACCGCCCAACTCCTACTTTCTCTCACGCATCTTCAGCTCCACG GCTCCTACGCCGCTATAGTCAAAGGGCCCTCGGTGCAAGCATCCCTTTCTTCCCCTACTATACCCTCGCCATCCCTGACTGACGAGAACCGCTCCTTCGATCTCCGGCTCACAATGCTTGAGCGTCACCAGCGCGAACAACAGCGCATCTCCCAAGATTTACAACAGCAAATCCACGCATTGACACAAACCCTAAAGACAACAACCTCCTCTCTTACATCCCAGCTTACCAAGCTAAATGAGCACCTTGCCACGCTCATCACCCCGTCCCCTAACGCCCAGGTCGCCCCATTGGCTGACCTGGTAGAAACCACCGCCACTGCACACCACACTCGCTTGCTTCAGCTCGAAACTTCGATTGTCCAGATCCTCACCACCCTCCAAACCCAATCCAAGCAATTGGAATCATTCGCTTCTATGCTGGGCTCCCTCCAGGAGTCACTGCCCCCGGCCAAAAAGAAGGAACGTGTCCCCGCAAACTCTTCTACCTCTAATCTATCGTAA